In Macadamia integrifolia cultivar HAES 741 chromosome 5, SCU_Mint_v3, whole genome shotgun sequence, a single window of DNA contains:
- the LOC122079429 gene encoding chlorophyll a-b binding protein 4, chloroplastic encodes MATVSTQISLASLRPCTSKSRFLTGSSGKLTREFSIKTMASSASGSFRIEAKKGEWLPGLASPGYLNGSLPGDNGFDPLALAEDPENLKWFVQAELVNGRWAMLGVAGMLLPEVFTKMGIINVPEWYDAGKAEYFASSSTLFVVEFILFHFVEIRRWQDIKNPGSVNQDPVFKSYSLPPNEVGYPGGIFNPLNFAPTLEAKEKELANGRLAMLAFLGFVVQHNVTGKGPFENLQQHLSDPWHNTIVQTFGGN; translated from the exons ATGGCAACGGTCTCAACACAGATCTCTCTAGCAAGTCTCCGGCCATGCACGTCCAAGTCGAGGTTCCTGACTGGATCTTCCGGTAAACTCACCCGGGAATTCTCCATTAAAACGATGGCTTCCTCCGCTTCCGGTTCATTTAGAATCGAAGCCAAGAAGGGCGAATGGTTGCCGGGTTTAGCCTCCCCAGGGTATCTCAACGGCAG TCTCCCAGGTGACAATGGGTTTGATCCTCTTGCACTTGCAGAGGACCCTGAGAACTTGAAATGGTTCGTCCAGGCAGAGCTGGTTAATGGGAGGTGGGCAATGTTGGGAGTAGCAGGGATGCTGCTTCCAGAAGTCTTCACAAAGATGGGTATCATCAATGTTCCAGAATGGTACGATGCAGGGAAAGCTGAATACTTTGCGTCCTCATCGACCCTGTTTGTGGTTGAGTTCATCTTGTTCCACTTCGTAGAAATCAGAAGGTGGCAAGATATTAAGAACCCAGGAAGCGTCAACCAAGATCCCGTCTTCAAGAGCTATAGCTTGCCACCCAATGAGGTTGGATACCCTGGTGGCATCTTCAATCCCCTTAATTTTGCCCCAACTCTAGAGGCCAAGGAGAAGGAGCTTGCAAACG GGAGATTGGCAATGCTggcatttttgggttttgttgttCAACACAATGTGACAGGAAAAGGACCTTTCGAAAACCTCCAACAGCACCTCTCTGACCCATGGCACAACACTATAGTCCAGACGTTCGGGGGCAACTAA